One genomic segment of Hordeum vulgare subsp. vulgare chromosome 2H, MorexV3_pseudomolecules_assembly, whole genome shotgun sequence includes these proteins:
- the LOC123430167 gene encoding 4-coumarate--CoA ligase-like 9 produces MTQPNLTYIPLVLATHKNCVTATSMPSSSSRHSSSKPLVSTNSQKAAAFQLTTTSTSTAHQASHNQQRSMGDAAIAVMEEEGEQEHIFRSRFPPVAVPDAVTVPEFVLAGAEAYADKIALVEAAPGGRSYTYGEVARDVARFARALRSVGIRKGHVVVVALPNLAVYPVVSLGVMAAGAVFSGVNPRSLAAEIRKQVEDSEARLVVANEVAYDKVKDVGVPVIGIGEQGLMAGAISWDELLAAADRTGPPVVPLEPVQQSDLCALPYSSGTTGVSKGVMLSHRNLVSNLCSSMFAVGTELLGQVVTLGLMPFFHIYGITGICCATLRHKGTVVVMDRFDLRTFLGALVAHRVMFAPVVPPVMLAMVKNPIADEFDLSGLALKSVMTAAAPLAPDLLAAFQRKFPGVQVEEAYGLTEHSCITLTHAGDDPEKGHIAKKNSVGFILPNLEVKFVDPDTGRSLAKNTPGELCVRSQCVMQGYYRKKEETERTIDANGWLHTGDIGYIDDDGDVFIVDRIKELIKYKGFQVAPAELEAILLSHPSVEDAAVFGLPDEEAGEIPVSCVVRRSGAAESEADIMAYVAARVASYKKLRMLHLVDAIPKSVSGKILRRQLRDEFINMIKPAAA; encoded by the exons ATGACTCAACCAAACCTTACCTACATACCACTTGTCTTGGCAACACACAAGAACTGTGTCACCGCGACGAGCATGCCCTCGTCTTCCTCTCGCCACTCCTCATCAAAACCCCTCGTCTCTACAAATTCACAAAAAGCCGCAGCCTTCCAactcaccaccacctccacctccaccgcccACCAAGCCTCTCACAACCAGCAGCGCAGCATGGGTGACGCAGCTATCGCCGtcatggaggaggagggggagcaggAGCACATCTTTCGGAGCAGGTTCCCGCCGGTGGCCGTGCCGGATGCCGTCACCGTGCCGGAATTCGTGCTGGCGGGCGCAGAGGCGTACGCCGACAAGATCGCCCTTGTGGAGGCCGCGCCTGGCGGCCGGTCCTACACCTACGGCGAGGTGGCCCGGGACGTCGCGCGGTTCGCCAGGGCTTTGCGATCCGTGGGCATCCGGAAGGGCCACGTCGTGGTGGTCGCGCTCCCGAACCTCGCCGTGTACCCCGTGGTGTCCCTCGGTGTGATGGCCGCCGGGGCGGTCTTCTCCGGCGTGAACCCTCGCTCCCTCGCCGCCGAGATCAGGAAACAGGTGGAGGACTCCGAGGCCAGGCTTGTGGTCGCCAACGAGGTCGCTTACGACAAGGTGAAGGACGTGGGCGTGCCGGTCATCGGTATCGGTGAACAGGGGCTCATGGCCGGCGCGATAAGCTGGGACGAGCTCCTCGCCGCGGCGGATCGCACCGGCCCGCCGGTGGTTCCGCTGGAACCGGTGCAGCAGTCCGACCTGTGCGCGCTGCCGTACTCGTCCGGCACAACGGGGGTGTCCAAAGGCGTGATGCTGAGCCACCGCAACCTGGTGTCCAACCTCTGCTCGTCGATGTTCGCCGTCGGGACGGAGCTGCTGGGGCAGGTGGTGACGCTGGGCCTCATGCCGTTCTTCCACATCTACGGCATCACCGGCATCTGCTGCGCGACTCTGCGGCACAAGGGCACGGTGGTGGTGATGGACCGGTTCGACCTGAGGACGTTCCTGGGCGCGCTGGTTGCGCACCGGGTGATGTTCGCGCCCGTGGTGCCGCCGGTGATGCTGGCCATGGTCAAGAACCCCATCGCCGACGAGTTCGACCTCTCCGGGCTGGCCCTCAAGTCCGTGATGACCGCCGCGGCGCCGCTGGCGCCGGACCTCCTGGCGGCCTTCCAGAGGAAGTTCCCCGGCGTGCAGGTGGAGGAGGCGTACGGGCTGACGGAGCACAGCTGCATCACGCTGACGCACGCCGGCGACGACCCAGAGAAGGGGCACATCGCGAAGAAGAATTCGGTGGGGTTCATCCTGCCCAACCTGGAGGTGAAGTTCGTGGACCCCGACACCGGGCGGTCCCTGGCAAAGAACACGCCGGGGGAGCTGTGCGTCCGGAGCCAGTGCGTGATGCAGGGCTACTACAGGAAGAAAGAGGAGACGGAGCGCACCATCGACGCCAACGGCTGGCTGCACACAGGGGACATcggctacatcgacgacgacggcgatgtcTTCATCGTCGACCGGATCAAGGAGCTCATCAAGTACAAGGGGTTTCAGGTTGCTCCTGCGGAGCTTGAGGCCATACTCCTGTCCCATCCTTCAGTCGAAGATGCAGCCGTCTTCGG ACTGCCGGACGAGGAGGCTGGTGAGATCCCGGTGTCGTGCGTGGTGCGGCGGAGTGGCGCGGCGGAGAGCGAGGCGGACATCATGGCGTACGTGGCGGCGCGCGTGGCCTCGTACAAGAAGCTCCGGATGCTGCACCTCGTGGACGCCATCCCCAAGTCGGTTTCCGGCAAGATCCTGCGGAGGCAACTCAGGGACGAGTTCATCAACATGATCAAACCCGCAGCCGCTTAA
- the LOC123430168 gene encoding uncharacterized protein LOC123430168 — protein MEAAPSSPFLPATHLARWTPLLPLFEVIVLAVTSRTSESQPISVEKELMLASTSIWRSCATTACVRIRLSAASPRGGERWKPVSAKCIAGSLDRVALHGPVSLVVFVCWDLLCVPYGVRQHRSSYNAGRSKPTITCQKLSIWSLFCSRRQQQHYQSMVRPGLMS, from the exons ATGGAGGCGGCGCCCTCCTCGCCTTTCCTCCCAGCTACACATCTTGCTCGCTGgacgcccctcctccccctatttgAGGTCATCGTTCTCGCCGTCACCTCAAGGACATCGGAGAGCCAACCGATTAGTGTGGAGAAGGAGCTGATGTTGGCGAGCACCTCGATCTGGAGATCGTGTGCGACAACAGCATGTGTCAGGATTCGTCTTTCAGCCGCGTCGCCGCGAGGAGGAGAGCGCTGGAAGCCCGTGTCGGCAAAGTGCATCGCTGGTTCTCTTGATCGCGTGGCGTTACATGGGCCCGTCTCCTTGGTCGTGTTCGTGTGTTGGGATCTTCTCTGTGTTCCTTATGGCGTTAG GCAGCACCGCAGTAGCTACAATGCTGGTAGAAGCAAGCCAACAATTACCTGCCAGAAGCTCTCCATCTGGTCTCTATTTTGCAGCCGGCGGCAACAACAACACTACCAAAGTATGGTGCGCCCAGGCCTCATGTCATAA